The Vigna radiata var. radiata cultivar VC1973A chromosome 6, Vradiata_ver6, whole genome shotgun sequence DNA segment tattcaagtgaatttgaattttttatttattttttaatgttaggTAAACTAAAGAGACAGCACAACAAATTCAACACAAAATAAGgattctaaattaattaaactcatAGAACTTGGACTCTATTCAAGTTATCTTATTACCATCACATCgtttattatttatcaatttaatatacataaaatttaagCATACGTATCGCTGACTTTAATAAATTCCGCAGATAGATTTAGAATGAAAGCATGAAAACTTCTAATAGTGGTTTAAGTCACAAATAACTAGAAGATGACATTCCTGAGATATTGACCGACCTAATTGAAGTAATTATAACGAGTTAACAATCAAGAAAGAGTTGAAGTTAGACAACTTGAAAATAAAGGGTTAATTATTAGCTCTATTGATTTAGAACTTTGTGAGTTTttgtatacaaattaatttttttaaacatttactCTATCCCATCGTTGACCAATTAGTCAAGATTTTCtgtaagaattttaaatttcttacaCTGGGTCTTTATATCTCACAATATCTAAATATTCCCTCCTATCTCTGCAAGTTTAAAGCATATCagctttataaaaaatattgtatgtcAGTAGCTGTTTGGCCCATCATATTTTGTAAAttctttcataatataaattatttcattatattgtttttgtaCTCAGTAGCTTGAATTCATGAACACTTTCTTCCGGCCATTAAAATTTTGGAGGTTATAATCCAGAAAATTAGTTCTCTATGTCCCCAGATTTATGAAGatacaattttaattagaagagcttgttcaaaataagtgattttatttgctaaaaatatattttcgaaaacaaaatcaataaataacaCTAGTTTAACAAAgaatgattaaatatttgtcttcttaaaaaaaaaatccatgattttctttgatttttttatactcCAGCTGTCCCATGGTAAAAAAAGTCCAtgattttctttcatatatttcCTCTTCCTATGGTAAAAAAATCTTTGCATCTTGATATTAGGATTGAGAAAAATCATAAACAGACGAATGAAAATTGCTCGTAACATCAAATGTCTCAAATTTACCCTTACCCTACAACacaaattgaatttcaaataaaatcattacaatttttattatttaaaaaaaaatatacatcatcttagaatttattttatgcaCAAATAAACATCTTGCCAACTGTGAGatcttaaacaaaattcaaaaagtctTATTTAAGGGCGCTGATGAATTTCTCTATTATGTTCCATGCATGTCAAGCTCTTATAGTAGAAGAAAGTATAAGTTAAAAGGAAAATAGagttaattaggaaaaatgatATAAGTGAAGATCTCcttgaaaagaaggaaaagagaaatgaagacAATCTCCATGAAGTAGATTAGTCCAACTTTTGAATGCCATGGCTGTGGGGAACACAACTAATCTGATTCGAACCATTATTTCCTAAAAGCTACAGCATGTGGaccaaaaaaatgaagatatgaTCATGTGGAAAAAGATCAAGAATTAAtgtgataaaatttaatttgaagattATACAGTTGAAACTTAGCagctatatatatttatcagtTCCTCCCTTGGGTATTTGAACTTTCTGAAGTTATAACTACTCCACCTGCTGCCTCGGACGTGGTACGTTGCTGAGTCTGTGAGTCTGATCACAATAACCAACCATAATAAACAATTGTCACCTTGTCTTCATCATTCAAATTCTAATCAATTAATAATCTCTATGGATATTTGGCTACTGATTACAATTCTatactataatatatacatacatattagTGTGTGCTTGTTGGAAGAAGtgaataagaaaattcaaaacaaaactgGTATCTAAACTATAAAACACTCAGATAGTACAGAGTTCATGACACAGATTAATTATACTTTAACATAACTGTCATATGGTAATAGCAAACAGAttttataattagattaaaaaacacatccatttttttaaagaatgcAGAAAACACATTGAAAAGAGTTTGCAGGTGAtctgtaaaaagaaaaaaagttaacttgTTTCGGTTACTGCACAgatttgtttaatattaaaaacttacaGCAGTGGTAGTATGTGTCAAACATGCAGTGTGGGCCAATGCATGGAAGCAAGATCATTTGACTGGTTCTTTAAAGAATTTAACCactagaatattttttttttcctattgaAACCACATGCATTCACTGTTACTTTACATGATGACCCTCTCCCTCTGTCATGACTTTCTTCCACATTGACCCATACATTATACGGTTCATGGCACAACCGAGACAGCTCATTCACATGGGGCTGGGGTTGCCCATGTGGACCCCTATGGCCACATGTTACAGccaaatcataatatatattgtgTGTCAGTAAGTGCATCATAATTCATAAATCTCTGTGCACCTCTCTCTTTCACTCCACTCTCCTCTCCTCTGTGTGGCCATGTGTGTATGCATACATTTAAgtcatatacatataaaatggAAGTTAAGGGTGTCCAATATAAGAAGCCTAACCAAATTTAGAATCAACAATACATGCATCAACAatgcagtttttttttctatatcagTAAATGcattatttaaaagtttctgtatatataaagtttgaatgaaattagtttattagagaagagaaaaggaataGTACCACTAGGGGAAGGAGGGGGTTGCCTTATTGGAAGTTGTTGCAACTGAGGTGGTGGACGATATGCAGAAAATGAGGGTTCCATTGGTGTAGGGTAGTATAGATAAGAGGGTCCAGCTGGTATGCGATGTGGTTGGGGTGTGGAAAAGGTAGTTCTTGGTGCTTGCACAGAATATCCATAGTAATACGGGGAACCCATGGTGGAGGAGGATGGTCCATAGAGTTGTTGGTAGTATTGTGGTTGCTGAATTTGTGGGTTATACAATGTGGCCTGTGCTCACACAAATGTGCACAATCATTAACTAAGCAAAATGTTACACAACTGTTCTCCATTATTTGCAACCAACCTgacatcattaaaaaataaactacatGTTCTTAATTGATTGGAGGGAGAAAAGATGCTTACTTGATGGTACCCATAATCAGGGGTGTAGGTAGGGTAGCTGCAAAGAGATTTGAAAGCAATTTAATCACCAAGCAAATATGGAAGGAAATACGTTAATGCAGAGGTGCATTTGTTTCTTTGAGAAGCAATGCTCAAAATGGAACACTCCTATTGTTGTGGACTGACACTGAACTTAACATGTTAGGTTTTCCCAGCAAAACCAGTGAGGAAAAAAAACCATTAATATTAGTTGTCATGTGGGACCCCTAAATTCATCAATGTGTAATGAGAGTTAGTGCTTTTGCGTTTGGTATGTATGGCATGGTATGGTATGATATGATATGCATGGTCCTTGAGATTGAATTAGTTATGACTGATTCAGTGATGAGACTCTTTTTTGTGGCTCAGGAATTATGAACATGTAGTTGCCCCCATCAAGCAGAAAAAGGAAGGAATAAAgcaatatatataaagaatggTCAAGGTAGCATCCAATGATATGAAATTTTGCATGCACATAAAAGTATAAACTATGCTGCCTCGTTGGAACTGACAGAGTAGAGTTTAAGGAAGGAAATTTCTGATAGAACGTATAAAGAACTATCAACTATTATTTGGTAGAAGTTTCTAGCTGATTCAAAAAGTTGAACCACCCGCtcaaaatcttattattttattttgcagtATAATATCTTCAGCTTTACGATTAAGAAAGAGACAGTAAAATTCAATACCCTACACTGTAGAGACATAGAAGAGAAAAGATTCGGCTAATGTTAATATATCtcattcaaataaaactaattaactaCGACATAAAAacgttactttttttttttttttttacaattgaagaaaaagaggTTTGAAACACCTGAGagaaagaacaaagaagaaaagttgtaaatagaaacaaataaagTAACACTGTTCATCTTCAACATTTCTTTGTTCTGGCTTTCTGCGGTTACATTGCATCCAAAAACTTAAGTTTGTATACTGTGTGTCCTACTCGTACAATCCTCAGAAAATGAAAGAAGTTAACATAAGAGTAATTTCCCTTCTGTTTTTGTTTATCCGTTGATGGTCTTTTAAGAGTACTttttaatttaccaactaatACACCATAAGACAACAATAACATTGCTGGTGAGAAAATGACTTGATGGTACAGGACATGCAAAAGTACCGAGAGCTGAGGGATTTTATTATGTACAagattataaaacaaatttattgacGCAGGACCACTATATATcacacataaaaaagaaaaatgtacaTGCATTGCCACGGATTAAATATCCATTGATCTGTACCTGTTGTCATCCATATTTCTACTATTACCATAGATGCATCATCAATTACATAAGTTACAAAGTAATGTTTCTCATCGATAGGTAAAATCTACAAGCACCCTATCTTCTTAGGCCTTCTTTAATTTATGACATTAATAACTCAACAATATTGTCTCTGAATCGCAACACTCCTCTTTAAAAGACACGAAAACCTAACCCCCCACATCTCTATTTTACCCCTATGTCAGGTTGTAGTGCGaaaaatgtagtttttttttcttccttcaagATTCAACATACATAGAAAAGCTTAAACTAGAACATAAAATGAGTCATATTGGTCTTTATTTGAAAACATGTTTTGCCAATGAGTAATCTCTATCAGAAACACAAGATATGCGATAATCCGACCGGTCACTTTTAGTATATCCcttctttcaataatttttttttacgtaataaatgtaatttcttattattattttgacagTTGGTGTAGTAGTTGATCAAGTGATGAGATTGGAGGGAATGAAATTGAATTGATTGAGGTTTTGAATGTGGTggtagttaaaaaaaaaaaaaaaaaaaaaaaaaaaaaaaaaaaaagaggaagcaAACTAGGGGGAGGAAATGCACATGATGGTTGTTGAAAGTTTGGCCTTGTGTGTACTTTTAATGGTGATATGATACGTGAGGATTTTCACGCTGTCACCAAGACCTACTGTAATTGGGGGGGAGCAGTCAAGCGACATATGTAGACAGCAATGTGTGCGTCTATATGCAGTTCTCAATTAATACAATGGACCAGTTTCTTTGACTGTGAGTGACAGACATGGGTAATAATAAATGCCCACAGTAAATGTACAAAGCTAACTCACTAACCCATATGGCGGGTACACCAGCGGTGGaggtggtggcggcggcggcggtgCTAGTGCCGGTGCTCCTGCCCCCGGCACACCACTGTATGAAGCTGTTCCCGGTGCTCCTCCTTGGAATGTACCTCTTCCTGCATTACCACCCCCACAACACAACCACAAATTTGATCAAGGAACAAAacattatgttatatatatatatgtatattatccTATGTATAATAGTAATATGTGATATtctgataatgatgatgatgttcaTAACATTGGAAGAATGAAAatgcatataaaataattaacctCTTGGTGGTGATGGTCTAGGTCTTCCGAGAGAAGCAATGTTACAATTTGCTCTTCTTCCATCTATCACTGGGTTTGGATCAGCACATGCCCTTCTAGCTGATTCTGGATCACGGAATGTTACCTGTTATATGGGacatgtttttgtgtgtaaTGAGgatcaaatcaaacaacacatATGTTGCAGTGAAAGAGAATCAAGTTTGAGGCAGAGTAAAGAGTTAGAAagatatatagagagagagagaaagaaacatACGAATCCGTAGCCTTTAGATTTTCCTGTGTTCTTATCAGTGATAATGACAGCTTCAAGAATCTCACCAAACTGCTCAAAATATTTGCGCATTTCTTCGGTTGGAGTCTCCCAAGCTAGGCCTCCAACGAAGACCTTAGTGAACGTTGTGTCTCCGAACTGTGATCGGTAATGTGGGTAAGCCATGGTGCCAAGGGAAGAAAAAGGTGTCCTTGTTTATGCATGAAAGCTAGTTAAGCTCAAAAGGGTGTCTTGTTTCTTCTGATCTCTACTTATTGACTTGTCACTGCCATTTTCTCTTCTGGTTTTctgctctctctctctttctctctgtgTGACCGTGTCTTGTATTTGTCCTACTTCACCATTCAACAACGCCCCTTCACGACACAAGAATCATTGAATTTGAAGAGAAGCTGAGGGAAAGGGGTGGTGGGTATGGTTTATGATGGTGTGGTATCGTTATTATTTGATGGTTGTTTGTGACAGAGGAGTTagttaattaaaacaaaaatatacgaaaaggaaaaaataattaaaaaaagtgagttgttttataaatatatatatatataatttattgttttaagggaaaaggaaaagggaGTTAGAAAAagggtggtggtggaggagagagaaagagatctGACAGCTGCAAACTCTAATTTGCTGGccaaagagagaaggaagagatgGTGTGGGCTTTGTAGTATATCACAAGTGACAGCTGCGTTACTATCTCACTTGAAGTGTTTCCCCTCTGTCTCTGCATTAATATACTCTCCCACCATCCAATCAATTTTCCATTTTGACTTAAACAACTCTTATTTCCTTGTCCTTCTCTCCTTCTCCCCTCATTTCTCATTCTTTTTCCCAATACATTACACACCACCCTAGCTTATCTTCGCTTTCAAACATGGATCTTATATTCTCTTCTTTATAAAACAAATGTTTATCCCTGCTAATAAGCAAAAGGGTAGGAAGGATTAGTTCCAATAATGCGAGTTTGAATGTTTATTAGGAGAAGTATTCACTAACCAAATTTTGAACACATCTTTGTGTATCATATTGATTATACAAAGAATAATTGtgaggaaaaaaacaaaaaaaaagggtaCTCGTTAAAATGTTAGTTTTCCAACAACAAAAGATATGGACCCTCTGATCATGATCAGATGGTTCTTTTTACATGAAAAGAAGAAGTTGTGTGATGTATATAATAAGCAAGAGGGTGTGCGTGCTCTCGTTGGCAGCTTTGGTCTACAGACATGGAATGAAGCAGATCAAATTTTTACTCAGTCCGCTTCCTTTTTCCAAAATGTTTGTTGCAGCAAAAGTTATGCGCATATGAGATATAGATATAGACATTGATGTACAAAgcaaaaacaataatttcaatatcAATTTGACTTAACTTTTGTTGGTTAATTATATTTGATCATAGATCATGTGCTCGGGTAATTAACTGGACCAATCATGTTTACACCTTTTGTTCTTTATGTTGGGACCAAACTATATCCCACATGACCCCAAATCCGCTAATCATAAGCTATTACCAGCAAATCAACCAGAATGAAAGGGAACAGTTACAGTTAGGTTTGAAAGAAAGGATatacttttgttctttattaattcatttatctgttctttttaattttcgGTTGAAGGTTGGTGATTATTGCTGGATTGGAAGCCATTTTCCGGCtacaatgaaaacaaaataaagactGTTAAGAGCTATAATGTAGATCCATCACCATCGTTTCATTCCTTCATCAATCATCATTAGCAGTTGTTAACACCAAGCTAATAATATTCCTCTTATTTTATAGCTAATGGTAGACCATTATCTTGTCCACAACCCACCACCCTCAAAGTCACACCTCCTGCCACCAAATTAACAACTTTATTCAATTCAACTATGAATTTCTTTTaccttatattttatataaacatcTCTCCTCCCACTTCCAAAGTCTTAGTTGGACCTTACATCAAAATATTGTGGAATTGaatttcatcttttaaataGTCTATGTCACAATCTATGTGAATGAAACTATTAACTAACTACTGATCTCATCTGCAAATATCTGATATTGCACACTTCATTCAATCATGAACGTGAAGGTGTGTTAGAAATTGGTTAAGGTTGAATTATACATAAAGATTTAAGTTTTGAGTGCGGATCTAGTGTTTAAGATACCCTAGTTCATCCAAAATGATCATGTATAATGTTTTTATGACAGTGAAAGAAGACCACTAGCTATGAAGACATACAGCACCCCCACAAACAACAGAGtaacaaacacatacacacacatagagaaagaaagaggcAGAAGGAGTCATTATCTTGCTTGTTGCCAGCGTTAGGGACGAGGAGACAGCTATAAGGACCCTGTggtttttatgttaaaaaaaccctgcaaaacaaacGAGTCCGTGAACTGGCAGTCCTCTCCACGTGGGGTCATATCAGTGTTGAAGAACTATGAGCTGGATTTCCATCTACTCTCTTTTATACTCAAGGGATTTTGAGAAGAACTTTCACATTATTTATACATGACCCCCCAACCTGCCCTTCATCAACCAACTCCCACCAATCAATCTTCATTTTTAACCCTTCCAAtatcatttcttcttttctttctcatacaCAAGGTTTTATCGCAAACACCTTGCATGCATTCATATTCTCCTCTTAAGTCCTCCTCATGCTTTCTTCTTTTGCCCAGCATTCACTCCACAATGTTCAATCATGCAGTCTTCATCATACCACCAAATCACCAATTGTCAACTTCACTCTACTTCATATacataacttataaataaaaatgcataTATTCTCTCCCCTTTCAAACACTTGACATCGTTACCTTTTTGTCACAAACTAAGATAAAGACCTTTCTCAATCTAATCAGCTAAAGATAGAAGCTTCCGTAATAATGCCTAAAATTGATTATACCTAATGACAAATTTTGCTAAGAGATTCAGCTAGAGAGAGCAGACAGATTCTGGGCACAGTAGAATTTGAGGGTGGGAAGTTAGTAGGGCTCAAAGCAATTGGGGTTGTCATTTACATGATTGCAACTGTAACTAACAAATGTGAAGAGGGTTTTAATTATTGCAAAGTTTTTATGTGGTGCACAACTCAATATTCAACCTCACAGTCCCAGCCTTGTCCCTTAAGTACAGTGACTTGTATAATGTAGTGCTGCAACATCAACATCACAATGCAATTTAAATGAATAGCAGGGGATTCAGATACACTTTTGATGTGTCTCAATCTCATTTAcctatgaaaaacaaaaattaacaggACCTTGTAGGAAATGGGACTGTGAAAATCTATTTTACCCTCTTTTGTGTATTTGGTCATAAAAATGTGAAGATGTGGAAGTTATATTCTTGGCAATTATAAAGCCATGGCAAACATATTCCTTGTTTCTTTTGGCAGACCAaaagtaaaaggaaataaatgaaAGCTTGAATTATATATACTGAGACATGATCCACCTTACCAACTTACTATGGTCCTCTAATGAAGTGAGCCTGACTAAGAGTTCTTCCCAGTCCCCCTACTACTTTTCTAGCTCAAAAAGGAAAAGGGTCAACCAAAGATGTTATATGATTACATATATACTTATATACTCTTCTTTCTAACAAAGTTTTGATGGGTTAATGatgtattaataataaaagcaaTTATCATATAGTAGAATAAGCTTAATTTGAAATTGATCAATTCAACTGTGTTTATATAGTTATACACATTTCAATAATGCATGGACAAGAGACTATTTTGTTTCACAAATTTACCTTCTATAACATACTAAGTTGctcaaaaaagaaatttaatggTTTGTTCTTTGTATGGTATATGGTTAAGTCAATGATCTTATACATATAtaggatgagagaaaaagagatactgttaaaattgtttatattttgtgaaaattttcttgtaaatatttagttgaattttgataaatatacggggaaataatttttgtgaatgtaaaaaaaaaagttatatattttcatcTCGTAGGATTCTATGGGAatgataatttgattaatttttctgCTTGGagaattattttcatttgatacTAGACTCAAAATTTGATGTCCCATGCCCAAATTACCTTTTTTATGGACATGATTGATTtcgaaaagaaaaagtatatacttttgttttgtattatgattaataatta contains these protein-coding regions:
- the LOC106763122 gene encoding RNA-binding protein 38, with protein sequence MAYPHYRSQFGDTTFTKVFVGGLAWETPTEEMRKYFEQFGEILEAVIITDKNTGKSKGYGFVTFRDPESARRACADPNPVIDGRRANCNIASLGRPRPSPPRGRGTFQGGAPGTASYSGVPGAGAPALAPPPPPPPPPLVYPPYGYPTYTPDYGYHQATLYNPQIQQPQYYQQLYGPSSSTMGSPYYYGYSVQAPRTTFSTPQPHRIPAGPSYLYYPTPMEPSFSAYRPPPQLQQLPIRQPPPSPSDSQTQQRTTSEAAGGVVITSESSNTQGRN